A window of the Perognathus longimembris pacificus isolate PPM17 unplaced genomic scaffold, ASM2315922v1 HiC_scaffold_140, whole genome shotgun sequence genome harbors these coding sequences:
- the LOC125344523 gene encoding testis-specific Y-encoded protein 9-like, which produces MASRQECGTPPPAEEPPLKELQALQLDLGPVNNQATKAHERLKQNLSKRQKTLLDSRSSNIRGIPGFWAQTFVNHPQLSAMISDQDEDMLSYMINLEVQELRHPKSSCKITFYFRNNPYFQNAVVVKEFVVDITGYRLCHSTPILWRQYYKIEADSHRNHNKSPNFFNWFTDHNFAGSNRITEIIRKDLWLNPLHYYKMMKAHEEGEENESPMNPDAYQDFL; this is translated from the exons ATGGCGAGTAGACAGGAATGTGGGACTCCTCCACCTGCGGAAGAG CCACCACTGAAGGAATTGCAGGCTCTTCAGTTAGATCTGGGACCAGTGAATAACCAAGCCACCAAGGCTCATGAACGCCTAAAACAGAATCTGAGCAAGAGGCAAAAGACTCTCCTGGATTCCAGAAGCAGCAACATCCGGggcatccctggcttctgggccCAAACT TTTGTGAACCATCCCCAGCTGTCAGCAATGATCAGTGACCAAGATGAAGACATGCTTAGCTACATGATCAATTTGGAA GTACAAGAACTCAGGCATCCCAAGAGTTCCTGCAAAATCaccttttactttagaaataaccCATACTTCCAGAATGCAGTGGTTGTTAAGGAATTCGTCGTGGATATCACTG GATATAGGTTGTGCCATTCCACTCCCATTCTGTGGCGTCAGTATTATAAAATTGAAGCTGACAGTCACAGAAACCACAACAAGAGCCCAAACTTCTTCAACTGGTTTACAGACCACAATTTTGCAGGCTCAAACAGGATCACTGAG ATCATCAGaaaagacctgtggctcaatcCATTGCACTACTACAAGATGATGAAAGCACATGAAGAGGGG gaagaaaatgaatccccTATGAATCCAGATGCTTACCAGGACTTCCTGTGA